The Alnus glutinosa chromosome 7, dhAlnGlut1.1, whole genome shotgun sequence genome includes a region encoding these proteins:
- the LOC133873723 gene encoding putative pentatricopeptide repeat-containing protein At3g13770, mitochondrial — MLRKINCFFHHPKHVSFSSISNPCTRQLSLSSFPPSSLYLKSLCSNGQLREALLEMALQGPEMGFDGYDTLLNECVKQRAIRGGQRVQAHMIKTCYLPPVYLRTRLIVFYTKCESLGDARRVLDEMPERNVVSWTALITAYCQRGHSSEALNLFVQMLRSGTEPNEFTFATVLTSCIGSNGLNLGRQVHSFIIKTSFESHIYVGSSLLDMYAKAGKIHEARGIFESLPERDVVSCTAIISGYAQLGLDEEALELFRRLQMEGMSSNYVTYASVLTALSGLAALDHGKQVHSHVLRSELPSYVVLQNSLIDMYSKCGSLTYSRRIFDSMPERTAISWNAMLVAYSKHGMGREVVELFELMRDENKVKPDSVTILAVLSGCSHGGLEEKGMDVFYEMANEKIGVEPEIEHYGCVVDLLGRAGQLEEAFNFIEKMPFEPTAAIWGSLLGACRVHSNVEIGESVGCRLLEIEPENAGNYVILSNLYASAGRWEDVRTLRELMKEKAVKKEPGRSWIELDQILHTFHASDRSHPRREEVFAKVRELSVKFKEAGYVPDLSCVLYDVDEEQKEKLLLGHSEKLALAFGLIATPKGMPVRIIKNLRICVDCHNFAKFVSKINGREVSLRDKKRFHKIVGGICSCGDYW; from the exons ATGCTTCGGAAAATCAATTGCTTTTTCCATCATCCCAAACATGTCTCATTTTCTTCCATCTCTAACCCATGTACCCGCCAACTTTCCCTTTCCTCCTTCCCGCCAAGCTCACTATATTTGAAATCTCTCTGCTCCAACGGACAACTAAGAGAAGCCCTTCTCGAGATGGCCCTTCAAGGCCCTGAAATGGGGTTCGACGGTTACGACACGCTTTTAAACGAGTGCGTGAAGCAAAGGGCCATCAGAGGAGGCCAAAGGGTCCAGGCCCACATGATCAAAACCTGTTATCTCCCTCCTGTTTACCTCAGGACCAGGTTGATTGTATTCTATACCAAGTGTGAGTCTTTGGGTGATGCGCGGAGAGTACTCGATGAAATGCCTGAACGGAACGTGGTGTCGTGGACAGCCTTGATTACGGCTTATTGTCAGAGGGGTCATTCCTCCGAGGCCTTGAATCTCTTTGTACAGATGTTGAGATCAG GTACAGAGCCTAATGAGTTCACCTTCGCTACTGTGCTTACTTCTTGTATTGGTTCAAATGGGCTTAACCTGGGAAGGCAAGTCCACTCTTTCATAATCAAAACAAGTTTTGAATCCCATATATATGTTGGAAGCTCACTTCTTGACATGTATGCCAAAGCTGGTAAAATTCATGAAGCTCGCGGTATTTTTGAAAGCTTGCCGGAAAGGGATGTTGTTTCTTGTACTGCTATTATCTCAGGCTATGCCCAACTTGGCCTTGATGAAGAGGCACTCGAGCTATTCCGTAGGTTGCAGATGGAAGGAATGAGTTCAAATTATGTCACTTATGCCAGTGTTTTAACTGCATTATCTGGGCTTGCTGCTTTAGACCATGGCAAGCAAGTTCACAGCCATGTTCTTCGTTCTGAACTGCCCTCATATGTGGTTCTTCAGAACTCTCTGATTGATATGTACTCAAAATGTGGAAGTCTTACCTACTCAAGAAGGATCTTTGATAGTATGCCTGAGAGAACTGCTATCTCATGGAATGCAATGCTCGTGGCATATAGCAAGCATGGGATGGGAAGAGAGGTGGTTGAGCTTTTTGAATTGATGAGAGATGAAAATAAAGTCAAACCTGACAGTGTCACTATCTTGGCTGTTTTATCAGGTTGTAGCCATGGAGGGCTGGAAGAAAAGGGGATGGATGTTTTCTATGAGATGGCAAATGAGAAAATTGGGGTTGAGCCAGAGATTGAGCATTATGGGTGTGTTGTTGATTTGCTTGGGCGTGCAGGCCAATTAGAAGAGGCTTTTAACTTTATAGAAAAGATGCCTTTTGAGCCAACGGCTGCTATATGGGGTTCGCTTTTAGGTGCTTGTAGGGTTCACTCGAATGTTGAGATTGGGGAGTCTGTGGGTTGTCGGCTTTTAGAAATTGAGCCTGAAAATGCTGGGAATTATGTCATTCTTTCCAATTTATATGCTTCTGCTGGGAGATGGGAAGATGTAAGAACTTTAAGGGAGTTGATGAAGGAGAAGGCTGTCAAAAAGGAGCCAGGAAGAAGCTGGATTGAGCTCGATCAAATCCTTCATACTTTTCATGCAAGTGATCGATCCCATCCCAGAAGGGAAGAGGTGTTTGCGAAGGTGAGGGAGTTATCAGTCAAGTTTAAGGAAGCTGGCTATGTTCCTGATTTGAGTTGTGTTTTATATGATGTTGATGAGGAGCAGAAGGAAAAGTTACTCCTAGGCCACAGTGAAAAACTGGCTTTGGCCTTTGGGCTGATTGCTACACCTAAAGGAATGCCAGTTCGCATCATTAAAAACCTCAGGATTTGTGTTGATTGCCACAATTTTGCAAAatttgtctcaaagattaatgGGAGAGAAGTGTCTTTGAGGGACAAAAAGCGGTTTCATAAAATCGTTGGAGGGATTTGTTCTTGTGGAGATTACTGGTGA
- the LOC133872823 gene encoding uncharacterized protein LOC133872823 isoform X1 has protein sequence MKEIDKKKISNNNPKKRSGRIDRKDHKLHQEHVSKNLKAKEARSKAPSPTPDSSLLVSASNVGTEPSEVFENIVIHYVDDVNRFEEASQDLKASTMISKEIKDEVLDYHSIDLEKEPNKGKEEVSDSETRKDSVSSQEDPLTADDEKVERASSVKRNSSEIFPLESRENSDLQNNKPQSKALHNTPKKSTSSKGPFKVVAKSTSKIDSQSMNFPSKPASESSEGVDGKPVEEVKEFEDVLDGASNGAQSIRSDDETVDAEDSDEHEDEATLVQKIEEMEMTIGKLEEELREVAALEISLYSVVPEHGSSAHKVHTPARRLSRLYIHACKHWTLDKRATVAKNTVSGLVLIAKSCGNDVARLTFWLTNTVVLREIISQAFGSSRQFSPVTRFAESNGSSKGNEGRSTTLKWKGSSGSKQANGFMQFIDDWQETGTFTGALVKVESWIFSRIVESVWWQALTPNMQSPAENMSANKTIGRLLGPALGDQQQGSFSITLWKNAFQDALQQLCPVRAGGHECGCLPVLARMVMEQCIARLDTAMFNAILRESVHEIPTDPISDPIVDSKVLPIPAGDLSFGSGAQLKNSIGNWSRWLTDVFGMDDDDPLKEHQHRNEDDDGQGGDGEPKSFLLLNELSDLLMLPKDLLMDRSIRQEVCPSIGLPLIKRMLCNFTPDEFCPDPVPGAVLEALNAESIVQRRLSGDSTRSFPYTAAPVIYYPPSSADVAEKVAEAGERSPLARNMSVVQRKGYTSDEELEELDSPLTSIIDKLPSSPTITTNGNGKQEHTSYAGTNARYELLREVWSM, from the exons ATGAAAGAGATTGACAagaagaaaatttcaaataacaacCCAAAAAAGCGCTCTGGAAGAATTGATAGGAAAGACCATAAATTGCATCAAGAGCATGTcagcaaaaatttgaaagcaAAAGAAGCTCGATCGAAAGCACCATCTCCTACACCAGACTCAAGTCTTTTAGTAAGTGCTTCAAACGTGGGCACAGAGCCCTCTGAAGTTTTCGAAAACATCGTTATACATTATGTGGATGATGTCAACAGGTTTGAGGAGGCATCTCAAGATTTAAAAGCTAGTACAATGATTTCCAAAGAGATCAAGGATGAAGTTCTAGATTATCACTCTATTGATTTGGAGAAAGAACCTAACAAGGGGAAGGAAGAAGTGTCAGATTCTGAGACAAGAAAAGATTCGGTATCGTCTCAAGAGGATCCGCTGACAGCTGATGATGAGAAAGTGGAAAGAGCTTCTAGTGTTAAAAGGAATTCCTCAGAGATCTTTCCCCTGGAATCAAGAGAGAACtctgatctccaaaacaacaaaCCACAATCTAAAGCATTGCATAACACTCCTAAGAAATCCACAAGTTCTAAAGGGCCTTTTAAAGTTGTGGCCAAAAGTACTTCCAAGATTGATTCCCaaagtatgaattttccttctAAACCTGCATCAGAATCTTCTGAAGGAGTTGATGGTAAGCCTGTTGAAGAGGTAAAAGAATTCGAAGATGTCTTGGATGGGGCCTCAAATGGTGCTCAGAGTATTAGAAGCGACGATGAAACAGTTGATGCTGAAGACAGTGATGAACATGAGGATGAGGCAACTTTGGTTCAAAAGATTGAAGAAATGGAGATGACAATTGGAAAACTTGAAGAGGAGCTGAGAGAAGTTGCTGCTCTTGAAATTTCACTTTATTCTGTAGTACCAGAGCATGGTAGCTCAGCACACAAGGTGCACACTCCTGCTCGACGCCTGTCCAGACTCTATATTCATGCTTGCAAACATTGGACTCTAGACAAGCGAGCCACAGTTGCTAAAAATACAGTATCAGGCCTTGTTTTGATTGCCAAGTCCTGCGGTAATGATGTTGCAAG GTTGACCTTCTGGCTGACGAACACTGTTGTGTTGAGGGAGATAATCTCACAGGCATTTGGCAGTTCCCGTCAATTCAGTCCAGTGACAAGGTTTGCTGAGTCAAACGGGAGTAGCAAGGGCAATGAAGGGAGGTCTACAACGTTGAAGTGGAAGGGTAGTTCTGGTAGCAAGCAAGCTAATGGTTTTATGCAGTTTATTGATGATTGGCAGGAGACAGGAACCTTCACAGGTGCCTTAGTAAAAGTTGAATCCTGGATTTTCTCTCGGATAGTTGAGTCAGTATGGTGGCAG GCTTTAACTCCAAATATGCAGTCTCCAGCTGAGAATATGTCAGCCAACAAAACCATTGGAAGGTTGTTGGGACCAGCCCTGGGAGACCAGCAGCAAGGCAGCTTTTCTATCACCCTATGGAAAAATGCTTTTCAAGATGCATTGCAACAGCTCTGTCCTGTTCGAGCAGGAGGGCACGAATGTGGTTGCTTGCCTGTGTTGGCAAGAATG GTTATGGAACAATGTATTGCCAGACTAGATACTGCAATGTTTAATGCTATTCTGCGTGAGTCAGTCCATGAGATTCCAACTGATCCTATATCAGATCCCATTGTTGATTCCAAGGTTCTGCCTATTCCAGCTGGAGATTTGAGTTTTGGATCTGGGGCGCAACTTAAAAATTCT ATTGGCAATTGGTCTAGATGGCTTACTGATGTATTTGGCATGGATGATGACGATCCTCTGAAGGAACATCAGCACAGAAATGAGGATGATGACGGGCAGGGTGGAGATGGTGAACCTAAATCTTTCCTTCTTCTCAATGAATTGAGTGATCTTTTGATGCTTCCAAAAGACTTGCTTATGGACCGATCAATTAGACAGGAG GTGTGCCCATCAATAGGTCTTCCATTGATTAAGCGGATGCTGTGCAACTTTACTCCAGATGAGTTCTGTCCTGACCCTGTCCCAGGAGCGGTATTGGAGGCTCTGAATGCTGAG AGTATTGTGCAGCGGAGATTGTCAGGAGACTCGACTAGAAGCTTCCCTTATACAGCTGCTCCTGTTATCTACTACCCTCCTTCCTCTGCTGATGTGGCAGAGAAAGTTGCAGAGGCAGGAGAGAGATCTCCATTGGCGAGGAACATGTCTGTTGTACAGAGGAAGGGGTATACCAGTGACGAAGAACTCGAGGAACTAGATTCTCCTCTCACATCCATCATCGACAAATTGCCATCTTCACCAACAATCACAACAAATGGAAATGGTAAACAGGAGCATACCAGTTATGCTGGCACAAATGCAAGGTATGAACTCCTTCGTGAGGTCTGGTCTATGTGA
- the LOC133872823 gene encoding uncharacterized protein LOC133872823 isoform X2 has protein sequence MISKEIKDEVLDYHSIDLEKEPNKGKEEVSDSETRKDSVSSQEDPLTADDEKVERASSVKRNSSEIFPLESRENSDLQNNKPQSKALHNTPKKSTSSKGPFKVVAKSTSKIDSQSMNFPSKPASESSEGVDGKPVEEVKEFEDVLDGASNGAQSIRSDDETVDAEDSDEHEDEATLVQKIEEMEMTIGKLEEELREVAALEISLYSVVPEHGSSAHKVHTPARRLSRLYIHACKHWTLDKRATVAKNTVSGLVLIAKSCGNDVARLTFWLTNTVVLREIISQAFGSSRQFSPVTRFAESNGSSKGNEGRSTTLKWKGSSGSKQANGFMQFIDDWQETGTFTGALVKVESWIFSRIVESVWWQALTPNMQSPAENMSANKTIGRLLGPALGDQQQGSFSITLWKNAFQDALQQLCPVRAGGHECGCLPVLARMVMEQCIARLDTAMFNAILRESVHEIPTDPISDPIVDSKVLPIPAGDLSFGSGAQLKNSIGNWSRWLTDVFGMDDDDPLKEHQHRNEDDDGQGGDGEPKSFLLLNELSDLLMLPKDLLMDRSIRQEVCPSIGLPLIKRMLCNFTPDEFCPDPVPGAVLEALNAESIVQRRLSGDSTRSFPYTAAPVIYYPPSSADVAEKVAEAGERSPLARNMSVVQRKGYTSDEELEELDSPLTSIIDKLPSSPTITTNGNGKQEHTSYAGTNARYELLREVWSM, from the exons ATGATTTCCAAAGAGATCAAGGATGAAGTTCTAGATTATCACTCTATTGATTTGGAGAAAGAACCTAACAAGGGGAAGGAAGAAGTGTCAGATTCTGAGACAAGAAAAGATTCGGTATCGTCTCAAGAGGATCCGCTGACAGCTGATGATGAGAAAGTGGAAAGAGCTTCTAGTGTTAAAAGGAATTCCTCAGAGATCTTTCCCCTGGAATCAAGAGAGAACtctgatctccaaaacaacaaaCCACAATCTAAAGCATTGCATAACACTCCTAAGAAATCCACAAGTTCTAAAGGGCCTTTTAAAGTTGTGGCCAAAAGTACTTCCAAGATTGATTCCCaaagtatgaattttccttctAAACCTGCATCAGAATCTTCTGAAGGAGTTGATGGTAAGCCTGTTGAAGAGGTAAAAGAATTCGAAGATGTCTTGGATGGGGCCTCAAATGGTGCTCAGAGTATTAGAAGCGACGATGAAACAGTTGATGCTGAAGACAGTGATGAACATGAGGATGAGGCAACTTTGGTTCAAAAGATTGAAGAAATGGAGATGACAATTGGAAAACTTGAAGAGGAGCTGAGAGAAGTTGCTGCTCTTGAAATTTCACTTTATTCTGTAGTACCAGAGCATGGTAGCTCAGCACACAAGGTGCACACTCCTGCTCGACGCCTGTCCAGACTCTATATTCATGCTTGCAAACATTGGACTCTAGACAAGCGAGCCACAGTTGCTAAAAATACAGTATCAGGCCTTGTTTTGATTGCCAAGTCCTGCGGTAATGATGTTGCAAG GTTGACCTTCTGGCTGACGAACACTGTTGTGTTGAGGGAGATAATCTCACAGGCATTTGGCAGTTCCCGTCAATTCAGTCCAGTGACAAGGTTTGCTGAGTCAAACGGGAGTAGCAAGGGCAATGAAGGGAGGTCTACAACGTTGAAGTGGAAGGGTAGTTCTGGTAGCAAGCAAGCTAATGGTTTTATGCAGTTTATTGATGATTGGCAGGAGACAGGAACCTTCACAGGTGCCTTAGTAAAAGTTGAATCCTGGATTTTCTCTCGGATAGTTGAGTCAGTATGGTGGCAG GCTTTAACTCCAAATATGCAGTCTCCAGCTGAGAATATGTCAGCCAACAAAACCATTGGAAGGTTGTTGGGACCAGCCCTGGGAGACCAGCAGCAAGGCAGCTTTTCTATCACCCTATGGAAAAATGCTTTTCAAGATGCATTGCAACAGCTCTGTCCTGTTCGAGCAGGAGGGCACGAATGTGGTTGCTTGCCTGTGTTGGCAAGAATG GTTATGGAACAATGTATTGCCAGACTAGATACTGCAATGTTTAATGCTATTCTGCGTGAGTCAGTCCATGAGATTCCAACTGATCCTATATCAGATCCCATTGTTGATTCCAAGGTTCTGCCTATTCCAGCTGGAGATTTGAGTTTTGGATCTGGGGCGCAACTTAAAAATTCT ATTGGCAATTGGTCTAGATGGCTTACTGATGTATTTGGCATGGATGATGACGATCCTCTGAAGGAACATCAGCACAGAAATGAGGATGATGACGGGCAGGGTGGAGATGGTGAACCTAAATCTTTCCTTCTTCTCAATGAATTGAGTGATCTTTTGATGCTTCCAAAAGACTTGCTTATGGACCGATCAATTAGACAGGAG GTGTGCCCATCAATAGGTCTTCCATTGATTAAGCGGATGCTGTGCAACTTTACTCCAGATGAGTTCTGTCCTGACCCTGTCCCAGGAGCGGTATTGGAGGCTCTGAATGCTGAG AGTATTGTGCAGCGGAGATTGTCAGGAGACTCGACTAGAAGCTTCCCTTATACAGCTGCTCCTGTTATCTACTACCCTCCTTCCTCTGCTGATGTGGCAGAGAAAGTTGCAGAGGCAGGAGAGAGATCTCCATTGGCGAGGAACATGTCTGTTGTACAGAGGAAGGGGTATACCAGTGACGAAGAACTCGAGGAACTAGATTCTCCTCTCACATCCATCATCGACAAATTGCCATCTTCACCAACAATCACAACAAATGGAAATGGTAAACAGGAGCATACCAGTTATGCTGGCACAAATGCAAGGTATGAACTCCTTCGTGAGGTCTGGTCTATGTGA
- the LOC133874149 gene encoding uncharacterized protein LOC133874149, whose translation MPISSASSMLRQRLVGSLRTRGGASTTGSSRWTSPGHEERPKGYLFNRTPLPPGQSRKWEDWELPCYITSFLTIVILGVGLNAKPDLTIETWAHQKAIERLQLEASSSSESSESE comes from the coding sequence ATGCCTATCAGCAGCGCCTCCAGCATGCTCCGCCAGCGCCTGGTGGGATCCCTGCGTACCCGTGGCGGCGCATCCACGACAGGATCGAGCCGGTGGACGAGCCCGGGGCACGAGGAGCGGCCGAAGGGATACCTCTTCAACCGAACGCCACTGCCACCGGGGCAGTCGCGCAAGTGGGAGGACTGGGAGCTTCCCTGCTACATCACCAGCTTCCTCACCATCGTCATCCTCGGCGTCGGCCTCAACGCCAAGCCCGATCTCACCATCGAGACCTGGGCTCACCAGAAGGCCATCGAGCGCCTCCAGCTCGAGGCCTCCTCCTCTTCCGAATCCTCTGAATCCGAATGA